TGTTTCTAAAagttcagtggttcccaaagtcaacccgGGCCCGGACCCCCCAGcgagtcgttcaaaaagctcccggacccccccacaacctcaactttcgccaataatgtcGCGCTGGACACGGCTATGCCAtcctggtacaaagaaatactccatTTTCgtggctcacgtgctcttgcttttttatttttgcacaataaatcaaaacgtggttcaaaaCCGGAAAGGGCATGATTCCCTTCCaggcaatttaatttttttcgtcttcacatcaTGGACCGCcaggaaagacgtttttcaccccccGGGGGTACGCGGACCCcgctttgggaaccactgtacTAGTTTTCACttgcgggaagctagctcgttgttccttcgtgttagccaaaatggcggctcgtggcgttgctggatattgctcgaacgctcgggaggagggattcgctcttcatactttttcccaaagatccggttcgtcgtgaaaaaaatggattgcacgggtgcaaaggacgagagctttgtgggttccaaatggcaggtaggtgtgtatacggctactgaggtggtttggctgtgatccgcgtatcatctaaatatggctggaaacgaaagggtaatatcgccccggacacttcactcggttgtgagatgttcccttctttgaaaagagcttccgtgtctgaaggggcgtgtcctaagGTAGGGGCCGCAgcctgttttcaatggcggatgtcccagtgtgatgtcacgggcagagAATgctgccaatatggcgaccacttggatgtcgatgTTATATTTTCGtggagacattgaagtgaataatgtatttctcatttcaatatctattttagaatgtttacagggatgacacttgacctttaaaatacaATTGACTCCCGTTTTATCGTCGTTCCAAAATTTTGTGACATCAGAGATCCGCTCACGAAAATGAGTCATTTGGCAGTTAAGTTCGCCGacttttaattcataaatatttgttgaaaacatcgaacaggatatgcattttatggaacagtttaACACATATTTTCGTCTCGGTAAGATAACTTACGTTACAAATGACATGTTCCATACCCTTTAAAGAAATTCGCTTGAGATCAGAAGTGGCTGAGAACTGAACAACAAAGACTACGAGTAGAGTCCGGGGACTTACGGAGACGTCGTCTTTCCAAATATTGCTGGCGATAAGTGCGGGAGAACAAGATTATGAGGAGATAAGGTTTTGTTTTATCGTATAGAACGATAAAGGAGTCCGACGGAACGCGGGCGGGCCCAGCGTGGCCTGTGATAAATCAGCACATATCTCCGAATGATCACCTTCCAAAGTTCCTGCCGATGTGACCTAAGGTTGGGGGTTTTCACCTACGGGCAACTTTTTTACGGCCACTCTCACCTGAAGCGTTCCTCCTGCAGCGCCTGCATCACCACCGTGTAGTCTCGCTGGTAGTGGCTCTTCAAGCCCTCCAGGTTCTCCTCCAGCCTGGCCTGGCCCTCCCTCAGCTCCTGGACCTCCTGCAGCAGCATGTCCAGGCCGGAGGCGCCGGTCCTCTCCAGCGTGTTCCCCTTCGAGCTGGGGGGACCCCCGGGCGCCCCCGCGGTGCTATTGGCGCCCGCCGAGCCGGACGTGGCGCTCGAGCAGTCGTCCTCGCTCCCGTACCTCGGACTGGACTGCAGGTGGTGGCCGGCGCTGCCCAGCGAGCGAGCGCCCACCACGCCTTCCTCCCCCGAGGGGTCGTCCAGCGAGTCTTTGAGGGAGGGGATGTTGTCCGCGCTGCCGAACTTGTTTCGGATCAGAGAGGCGATCTCACGCGGTTTGGAGACGACGGCGCCGGCGGCCGAGTGGGTGGCTTGGGAGAAGCTGGACAGGCCTCCCTTCACGCTGTCCACCACGCCCTCGCTGAAACCCGTCACCTTGGCCCCCACGTCCTTTAACCCCTGCTGCATGTCCCGGAGAACATCCTTGGGTTGCCGCGGGATACCGTTGTGCTCCACTTCCCGCAGTTTCCGGTGGTAGTGATCCAGTTTCCTCTGGAGCTGCTGAATGGTCTGCGCCGActtctggttctttttctcaaAAACCTGCCAGCGACAAGAAGATTGCATTTCAAAGTGCGCCACTCACAAAAAGTTGGGGGACTAACTAGAAGCGTCACGAGTGAACTTACTTTGACCTTATCGAAACTTTTGGACGCGTacgttcacctttttttttttttttttttaaacagaaaataagtatttgaacaccctgctgtattgcaagttctcccgcttagaaatcatggaggggtctgaaatgatCTAAAAAGAGAGATCCagaatttgtgtgatacagctacaaaaaagtatttgaacacccgtcttTCATCCGTTagtccgcctccactccatgtgtgatcctgaatcagatgcacctgtgtcatGTCGTTAGcggtataaagacacctgcccgccccagacaatcagtaagactcaaacttgtaacatggccgagaccaaagagctgtccaaaggcaccagagacaaaattgtacaactccacacggcaagatatcacctcgtggggtctcaatgatccttagaaaggtgaggaatcagcccaggacgacacgacaggacttggtcagtgacctgaaaagagctgggaccaccgtttccaaggtgactcttggtaatgcaccaagacgtcatggtttggttcccctgcttaaaccagcacatgccaaggcctgtcttaagtttgccaaagaccatttggatgattcagaggagtcatgggagaagggtcacatgagaccaaaatggaactttttggtcacaattccactaaccgtgtctGGGGGAAGACGaaagatgagttccatcccgagaacaccgtccctactgtgaagtgtGGGggtggtttgggggtgtttttctgcacgtgggacaggacgactgcactgtattaaggagaggatgaccgcggccatgtactgtgagattttggggaacaacctctttccctgaagatgggtcgtggctgggtctttcaacccgaagcacaaagccaggaaaaccaagcagtggctccgtaagaaggatatcaaggttctggcgtggtctagccagtccccagacctaaacccaatagaaaatctttggaggaaggtGAAACTGTGTGTTGTCTgagctagagaagatctgtgtggaggactgcgccaaaatccctcctgcagtgtgtgcaaacctggtttGACCAAATcgtaacattggttttctcgggtgttcaaatacttttttgcagctgcatcacacaaatcgtaaaaaaaaaaatatatatatatatatataaatcatacattgtgattttttccacagtggacacgcacccacgatgaaaatttcagaccccttccaTGATTtgcaagtgggagaactcgcaatatagcgggggtgttcaaatacttctttcttcactgtacgagGCTTCAAACAGGATGTTGGCGGAGTTGAAGCGAGCTATGAGTGCCATCGGCAAATTGCAACAGAGAAACCGGGAGAATCACAGAAAGCCTTTTGGGACTAGTGCGTACTTGAGTTTTGGGCCTCGCGACAGGCGCGACAGCCCACATCGAGCCGGCGCCCGCGTCTACCTGCTTAATCCGCGTGCTTTGCTGCTTGTCCGCATTGTTGGCCAGTTTCAGGTACTCGGCGACGTTGTCGTCCCGCGCCGTCTGCTCGATCTTAATTTGCTCGGTGAGCTTGAGGATCTTCTGCTGCAGCTGGGCGATGGCGAGCTTCGTGCGCTGGGGATCCAGAAGCGGGTCGTCCGCCGCCGAGTAGTCGACCGCGGGGGGCGTCTGGCCCGGCCCGCTCACCTCCGACCGCTCGATCTGCGGCCGGCGAGACAGGAAGCGGAGAAGCCGAGTGACTTCAAAGGGAATTAAAAAGGGGATTAGCGAGGtcgcgggttttttttttttttttttttgctgacggACTCAGAAAGCGGCTTCTGCTTTTCTGCAACCAAAAAAGTCATTTGGAAAGTGAGAAGTTGCGACGGCTACTCGCGGTCAAGCGTCGGGAAGTCGCACGGACGTTTTCGGTTTGCATTTCGGCCCGGGTCGaaagaacagaacagaaaatgcTGGGCAGCCGGCGCCGTCGAACAACCGCAGGACGCAAAGCGTGACCGCGTCGTCCCGTGTTGCCGTCTTTTTGGGCAGGTGACGGCGTTATTTAAAGCGGTTCAAATCCGGCGCACGCGAAACGCCAACATTGACACCTTCAAAATGAAGTTTTCTCAAGAGTCGACCCTCAAGGCACCTCGCCCACCGGCTGGCGGGCAACGCAAGCCTCGCCCACCTCCTCTAACATGAGGCGCCCTCCATAATTCATAACGTCTGAATTTATTCCTCATGAGTTCTTGCACGTCCTTGGGTCACTTGAAGGGTCTAcagtggcggggagtgctggagcctatgccagctctcaacgggcgggaggctgaactggtcgccagccaatcgcagggcacatcgcgacaaacagtcaaactcacaatcacacctaggtccaatttagagtccatccatccattttctttgctgcttatcctcatgagggtcgtggggagtgctggagcctatcccagctgtcaacgggcaggaggtggggtcgaccctgaactggtcgccagccaatcgcagggcacatcgcgacaaacagtcaaactcacaatcacacctaggggcaatttagagtccatccatccattttctttgctgcttatcctcacgagggtcgtggggagtactggagcctatcccagctcttaacaggcaggaggcggggtcgagcctgaactggtcgccagccaatcgcagggcacatcgcgacaaacagtcaaactcacaatcacacctaggggcaatttagagtccatccatccattttctttgctgcttatcctcacgaaggtcgtggggagtgctggagcctatcccagctctcaacaggcaggaggcagggtccaccctgaactggtcgccagccaatcgcagggcacatagagacacccaacagccgcactcaccatcacacctcggggcaatttagagtccatccatccatttgcttagctgcttatcctcacaagggttgtgggagtgctggagcctattaacgttgcgcgtttttgggatgtgggaggaaattggagtgcccacccggagaaaagccacgcaggcaccggggagaacatgcaaactccacacaggcggggccaggattgaacccgggtgtTCAGGAccgtgagggcaacgctttaccagctgccccaccgtgccgcacccAGGTGGCATGTGACTGAAAAAGGGCACTATGCATAAAGAACCCTACAATCAAATTGCGATATTGATGGGGTGAGGGATTTTTTGGGGTCACCCATGATGCAGTGGTACACTCGCCCGACTTCGATGTGGGCAGCGTTGGGTTCCGCCcccactcagtgatggcgtAAACGAGTGCTAATGGTTACCCgcgtctacatgtgccctgcgaccggaaaccagttcagggtgtgcttcCGCTTTTCACCCGGCGTCAGTTGGGAGAGCCTCCAGCGCCCTCTCACCCTAAAATGGGACaagcagtattaaaaaaaaaaaaaaaaaatggatggaggggcAACGCCCGTCCCCCATTTGGTCTGGCTAgcgcttgtccgtgtttgtgcgccggggaGTGTCTTCCCATTtctcgccctcctttttagacattatcgccccaaagaagaaagccgtgtcttttagcaatgcttgcaaaaatgcaaaaaaacgcaaaagaaaatccatcgccatggaaacgaagctcaagatcataaaaagattggagaaaggacgTCGGCTAGGCTAGccaggcttcagtcggtcgaccgtggcgACAATTATTaacgtattttagcgcatgggaagggttccgttcctatgtcggatacgaTGATCCCAAAataaggttctttgatacttgtccgGGTGGGAGAGGATTTCGGACcgggttccttggcaatagctaagcaccgcctccccttcttcttcttcttctccatccacctctcagcagtcatgctaattACATCAtctcgtttatttcaatgtttttgtttttttatgcaaagtattctgatgtcaattctgactttcatggtggaatccgactcaaGTCGAATTTTAAGTCATGTCGCTACTcaaggaacggatctcagttgtagaccgAGGTCtcctctctcatatatatatatatatatatttatattttgatgtaaattctgacttgaaTGGTGAAATCCAACTTAAGTCAATTGAGTTGTGTCGCTactctaggaacggatctcagttgtagaccgaggtccccccccctctcattaatattaattaatatatcgatatacattatatagatatatatctatatattaatagtggaatgtatttttttttaaaaagtattttgaatttgtattCTGACTTTAATGCTGGAATCCGACTAAAGACGAATTTTGAGTCATGTCGCTACTTTAGGAACGGATCTcggatctcagttgtagaccgAGGTCCTctctcaatatatatatatatatatatatatatatatatatatatatatataaatactttaaaaaaacaaatacattccaCCATTAATATATATtagaatgtatttgttttgtttttttaagcattttgatataaattctgactttaatggtggaatccgacttaagtcgaattTTGAGTCATGTCGCTACTTTAGGAACGGATCTcggatctcagttgtagaccgaggtcccctctctctctctctctctctctctctctctgttaaTGGTGGATTCCGAATTAAGTTGAATTTTGAGTCATGTCGCTactctaggaacggatctcagttgtagaccgAAGTCCCCTCTCACTCtctctgtgtatatatatatatatatatacatatatatatatatacatatacataggtgtcctctctctctctctctctctctctctctctctctctctctctctctgtgtatatatatatgttaatggtggaatccgacttaagtcaaatTTTGATTCATGTCGCTACTCAAGGGATggatctcagttgtagaccgaagtcctctctctcatatatatatctatatagatatatatatatatctatatagtgATTTTATCGCTGAAAAGGACAAAAAGGCACGCACACTAAGGGTTTAGTTTTTGAGGGGTTTGGACGGAGGCTGAAGCAGGCACATCAGGTGAGAGAccacacgggaaaaaaaaaaactgttcatagGTTCAAAATACTCATCTCGAGAATAAATATAAATTGTAAACTTCACAGGAACAGGTGGATCCGCGGCTCTTTCCCACTGACACACAGATGAGCAAAGATATCAGactttttaggggggggggggagcgtttCCGGTCCAAGTGGCCGCAGTGGACCGACCTAATGGCCCCCTTTTGGCACCTGAATGTGCACAGCGGTTGGGATTCAGAAATTGGGACACTTTCTTCaagtgaaggatttttttttttttaaatgcagttcACAACACGCCAGCGCAACaagcttttcattgttttttttttttttttgcactaattATAATCCCTTTAAGTCTTTTTAATGTGCGCTTCACATTTGTGAATAAAAGCTACTTAAAGCGTCTAAATGTGTCCAAGACCGGCTCATCCCCGCAACAGGTCTGAGCACTCTCGTCCCTCCCCGACACTTGACTAACCTCATTttaaacacagcaacaacaaacaaacaaaaaaaccaaaccaaaaaactCTGCAAAACGCGCTCACCTTTCCGTTGCCCAAACGGAGGAGCTGCTCCCAGTGCATATTTTGCCCGTCGTGTTTTCATCTATGATCCGGGAACGTTTCCAAAGCCGCGACGTCGGCGTCCGTCTTTATGTCGTCTGCCAAAAAACGGCCACAACCGCCAGTCGAGCGAAGCCACCGAAGCGGCGCCCGGCTCCGACCCGCCCGGCTTGTTGTGAAAGTTCCAAGCGGCGCCTCGGGAGAATATCGAGCGAAACCCCGCCTCTGTCGTCACTTCCGatccgttcccccccccccccc
This DNA window, taken from Syngnathoides biaculeatus isolate LvHL_M chromosome 2, ASM1980259v1, whole genome shotgun sequence, encodes the following:
- the tmcc1a gene encoding transmembrane and coiled-coil domains protein 1 isoform X2, giving the protein MEVILSLVTADTSPPATPTTIERSEVSGPGQTPPAVDYSAADDPLLDPQRTKLAIAQLQQKILKLTEQIKIEQTARDDNVAEYLKLANNADKQQSTRIKQVFEKKNQKSAQTIQQLQRKLDHYHRKLREVEHNGIPRQPKDVLRDMQQGLKDVGAKVTGFSEGVVDSVKGGLSSFSQATHSAAGAVVSKPREIASLIRNKFGSADNIPSLKDSLDDPSGEEGVVGARSLGSAGHHLQSSPRYGSEDDCSSATSGSAGANSTAGAPGGPPSSKGNTLERTGASGLDMLLQEVQELREGQARLEENLEGLKSHYQRDYTVVMQALQEERFRCERLEEQLNDLTELHQNEILNLKQELASMEEKIAYQSYERARDIQEALEACQTRISKMELQQQQQQVVQLEGLENATARTLLGKLINVLLALMAVLLVFVSTVANCVVPLMRTRSRTLSTLLLVILTAFLWRNWDALSSYTQRALQPPG
- the tmcc1a gene encoding transmembrane and coiled-coil domains protein 1 isoform X1, which encodes MRRGTSLQSRRSKGSGSGSGDRDPLLKGSPQAPHRRYTHDPQQHAGRPRSSSSTDTAPSSPAPGCAAGETVLSSGYQSTDETDRIERSEVSGPGQTPPAVDYSAADDPLLDPQRTKLAIAQLQQKILKLTEQIKIEQTARDDNVAEYLKLANNADKQQSTRIKQVFEKKNQKSAQTIQQLQRKLDHYHRKLREVEHNGIPRQPKDVLRDMQQGLKDVGAKVTGFSEGVVDSVKGGLSSFSQATHSAAGAVVSKPREIASLIRNKFGSADNIPSLKDSLDDPSGEEGVVGARSLGSAGHHLQSSPRYGSEDDCSSATSGSAGANSTAGAPGGPPSSKGNTLERTGASGLDMLLQEVQELREGQARLEENLEGLKSHYQRDYTVVMQALQEERFRCERLEEQLNDLTELHQNEILNLKQELASMEEKIAYQSYERARDIQEALEACQTRISKMELQQQQQQVVQLEGLENATARTLLGKLINVLLALMAVLLVFVSTVANCVVPLMRTRSRTLSTLLLVILTAFLWRNWDALSSYTQRALQPPG
- the tmcc1a gene encoding transmembrane and coiled-coil domains protein 1 isoform X3, with product MHWEQLLRLGNGKIERSEVSGPGQTPPAVDYSAADDPLLDPQRTKLAIAQLQQKILKLTEQIKIEQTARDDNVAEYLKLANNADKQQSTRIKQVFEKKNQKSAQTIQQLQRKLDHYHRKLREVEHNGIPRQPKDVLRDMQQGLKDVGAKVTGFSEGVVDSVKGGLSSFSQATHSAAGAVVSKPREIASLIRNKFGSADNIPSLKDSLDDPSGEEGVVGARSLGSAGHHLQSSPRYGSEDDCSSATSGSAGANSTAGAPGGPPSSKGNTLERTGASGLDMLLQEVQELREGQARLEENLEGLKSHYQRDYTVVMQALQEERFRCERLEEQLNDLTELHQNEILNLKQELASMEEKIAYQSYERARDIQEALEACQTRISKMELQQQQQQVVQLEGLENATARTLLGKLINVLLALMAVLLVFVSTVANCVVPLMRTRSRTLSTLLLVILTAFLWRNWDALSSYTQRALQPPG